Proteins from one Thioflavicoccus mobilis 8321 genomic window:
- a CDS encoding PHP domain-containing protein → MAQSPDLHSHSTVSDGTLSPEQLVARAAAAGVEVLALTDHDTTAGLAGAERAAAAVGLTLVPGVEISVTWGGRTVHIVGLHVDRHCPVLDAGLARLLAYRDWRAREIGRRLAGHGIADAYEGAQALARGQLVGRTHFARFIVGQGRARSVADVFKRFLVRGKPGHVASEWASLEEAVGWIRAAGGQAVIAHPGRYGLTRTKMLNLIGTFRELGGIGIEVVSGSHSRDEAFVFARYAREERLLASAGSDYHGPEEPWVELGRLPALPPGCTPIWWDWDQVPVRRAAACGV, encoded by the coding sequence ATGGCTCAATCCCCAGATCTCCACAGTCACTCGACAGTGTCCGACGGCACCCTGTCGCCGGAGCAACTCGTCGCACGGGCCGCCGCGGCTGGCGTCGAGGTGTTGGCCTTGACCGATCACGACACGACCGCTGGCCTGGCGGGGGCCGAGCGGGCGGCCGCCGCCGTCGGCCTGACCCTGGTCCCGGGCGTCGAGATCTCGGTGACATGGGGCGGGCGCACGGTCCATATCGTCGGCCTGCACGTCGACCGCCACTGTCCGGTGCTCGATGCCGGGCTCGCCCGTCTGCTCGCCTACCGCGACTGGCGCGCCCGCGAGATCGGCCGGCGACTCGCCGGACACGGGATCGCCGATGCGTACGAAGGCGCCCAGGCGCTCGCGCGCGGTCAGCTCGTCGGGCGCACCCACTTCGCCCGCTTCATCGTCGGCCAAGGCCGCGCCCGCAGTGTCGCCGACGTCTTCAAACGCTTCCTGGTGCGCGGCAAGCCAGGCCACGTGGCCAGCGAATGGGCTTCGCTCGAAGAGGCGGTCGGCTGGATCCGTGCCGCCGGCGGCCAGGCCGTGATCGCCCACCCGGGGCGCTACGGGCTCACGCGGACCAAGATGCTGAATCTGATCGGCACCTTCCGCGAACTCGGCGGTATCGGCATCGAGGTCGTCTCCGGCAGCCACAGCCGCGACGAGGCCTTCGTCTTCGCTCGTTATGCGCGCGAGGAGCGCCTCTTGGCCTCGGCCGGCTCCGACTACCATGGCCCCGAGGAGCCCTGGGTCGAGCTGGGTCGGCTCCCGGCGCTTCCGCCCGGCTGCACGCCGATCTGGTGGGATTGGGACCAGGTGCCGGTGCGGCGCGCCGCCGCCTGCGGCGTGTGA
- a CDS encoding tryptophan--tRNA ligase — protein sequence MAPVTTAQNHRVLSGMRPTGRLHLGHYHGVLKNWLELQHEYECFFFVADWHALTTEYEDPSRIPASIEEMVIDWLAAGINPGTATLFIQSRVPEHAELHLLLSMITPLGWLERVPTYKDQQERLKEKDLATYGFLGYPLLQSADILIYKAGQVPVGEDQVAHVELTREVARRFNHVYGREPDFEEKAEQAKRKMGKKNAQLFDRLRRSYQEQGDQEALEVARALLEAQANITLGDRERLFGYLEGSGRVILPEPAPLLTAASKMPGLDGQKMSKSYNNTIALREEPAVVEKTLRTMPTDPQRVRRSDPGEPEKCPVWSLHQVYSDDSVRAWVQAGCRSAGIGCVECKQPVIDAVLAELAPIQERAQEYARQPELVRTVINEGCERARAVARETMDEVRRAMSLVTF from the coding sequence TTGGCTCCCGTCACCACTGCTCAGAACCACCGTGTCCTCTCCGGCATGCGACCGACCGGCCGCTTGCATCTCGGTCACTATCACGGTGTGCTGAAGAACTGGCTCGAGCTCCAGCACGAATACGAGTGCTTCTTCTTCGTTGCCGACTGGCACGCCCTCACCACCGAGTACGAGGACCCGTCACGGATCCCGGCGAGCATCGAGGAGATGGTCATCGACTGGCTTGCCGCCGGTATCAACCCGGGCACGGCGACTCTGTTCATCCAGTCGCGGGTGCCCGAGCACGCCGAGCTGCACCTGCTGCTGTCGATGATCACCCCGCTCGGCTGGCTGGAGCGGGTGCCGACCTACAAGGACCAGCAGGAGCGGCTCAAGGAAAAAGACCTTGCGACCTACGGTTTCCTCGGCTATCCGCTGCTCCAAAGCGCCGACATCCTGATCTACAAGGCCGGCCAGGTCCCGGTGGGCGAGGACCAGGTCGCCCACGTCGAGCTGACCCGCGAGGTCGCACGGCGCTTCAACCACGTCTACGGGCGGGAGCCGGACTTCGAGGAGAAGGCCGAGCAGGCCAAGCGCAAGATGGGCAAGAAGAACGCCCAGCTCTTCGACCGGCTGCGCCGTAGCTATCAGGAGCAGGGCGACCAGGAGGCCTTGGAGGTCGCCCGGGCCCTGCTCGAGGCCCAGGCCAACATCACCCTTGGCGACCGCGAGCGCCTGTTCGGCTATCTCGAGGGTAGCGGGCGGGTGATCCTGCCGGAGCCGGCACCGCTCTTGACCGCGGCTTCGAAGATGCCCGGTCTCGACGGGCAGAAGATGTCGAAGTCCTACAACAATACCATCGCGCTGCGCGAAGAACCGGCGGTCGTCGAGAAGACCCTGCGCACGATGCCGACCGACCCGCAGCGGGTGCGACGCAGCGATCCGGGCGAGCCGGAGAAGTGTCCGGTCTGGTCGCTGCACCAGGTCTATTCGGATGACTCGGTCCGTGCCTGGGTGCAGGCCGGCTGCCGCAGCGCCGGGATCGGCTGCGTGGAGTGCAAGCAGCCGGTCATCGACGCCGTCCTCGCCGAGCTCGCGCCGATCCAGGAGCGGGCCCAGGAATACGCCCGTCAGCCGGAGCTGGTGCGCACCGTCATCAACGAGGGCTGCGAACGGGCGCGGGCCGTGGCGCGCGAGACGATGGACGAGGTGCGCCGCGCGATGTCGTTGGTGACCTTTTGA
- a CDS encoding mannose-1-phosphate guanylyltransferase/mannose-6-phosphate isomerase, which yields MPIDRPGSSTITRRCEDRFSVEQPIHPVLLCGGAGTRLWPLSRKSYPKQFVPLVGDESPFQASARRLSGDGFAAPSVVTAADFRFVVIEQLASIEMVPADVLIEPAPKNTAAAVCAAALALEARTPAALMLVAPSDHVIPDAARFREAIRAAAPAAEVGRLVTFGIRPDRPETGYGWLELSERPDSAFSPMPQPLRSFVEKPDFATAEQLLARGMYLWNAGIFLFSTTAILQAFERYAPETLAATSAAFEAAEQDLSFTRLGPEAWDRLPDISIDYAVMERAENLTVVPYGGAWSDLGDWQAVWRETASDAAAVVTKGPATAIDCTGTLLQATSEAQELVGIGLTDIIAVAMSDAVLVAHKDRAQDVKQVVATLKAKGAPQAETTPRDYRPWGWCESLVTRPRFQVKRILVHPGAALSLQSHYHRAEHWIVVEGTAKVTVEDAVKLVTENQSVYVPLGAIHRIENPGKLPLTLIEVQTGAYLGEDDIIRYEDVYARGQGAKG from the coding sequence ATGCCCATCGACCGGCCTGGTTCCTCGACAATCACAAGACGTTGCGAGGATAGATTTTCCGTGGAACAGCCAATCCATCCGGTGCTTCTGTGCGGTGGCGCGGGCACGCGGCTCTGGCCACTGTCGCGCAAGTCCTACCCCAAGCAGTTCGTGCCGCTCGTGGGCGATGAAAGCCCCTTTCAGGCCTCCGCGCGGCGCCTCTCGGGAGACGGGTTTGCGGCGCCTTCGGTCGTGACTGCCGCCGACTTCCGCTTCGTCGTAATCGAGCAGTTGGCCTCCATCGAGATGGTCCCGGCTGACGTTCTCATCGAGCCCGCACCGAAGAACACGGCGGCCGCGGTCTGTGCCGCGGCCCTTGCGCTGGAGGCCCGAACGCCCGCTGCTCTGATGCTGGTGGCGCCGTCGGATCACGTGATCCCGGACGCGGCCCGCTTCCGCGAAGCCATTCGGGCCGCTGCGCCGGCCGCCGAGGTTGGCCGGTTGGTCACGTTCGGCATCCGCCCCGACCGGCCCGAGACGGGTTATGGCTGGCTCGAGCTCTCCGAAAGGCCCGACTCGGCGTTCAGCCCCATGCCGCAGCCGCTGCGGTCCTTCGTAGAAAAGCCGGACTTCGCCACGGCGGAACAGCTCCTGGCTCGCGGTATGTATCTGTGGAACGCCGGGATCTTCCTCTTCTCGACCACCGCGATCCTCCAGGCCTTCGAGAGGTACGCGCCCGAGACCTTGGCCGCCACCAGCGCGGCCTTCGAGGCGGCGGAGCAAGATCTCTCCTTCACCCGCCTCGGACCGGAGGCCTGGGATAGACTGCCCGACATCTCGATCGACTACGCAGTGATGGAGCGGGCGGAGAACCTGACCGTGGTGCCCTATGGAGGTGCCTGGTCGGACCTCGGCGATTGGCAGGCGGTATGGCGCGAAACCGCGTCCGATGCCGCGGCGGTCGTGACGAAGGGACCCGCCACCGCAATCGACTGCACCGGCACGCTCCTACAGGCGACCAGCGAGGCCCAAGAGCTGGTGGGCATTGGCCTCACCGACATCATCGCGGTCGCTATGTCCGACGCGGTGCTCGTCGCCCACAAGGACCGCGCGCAAGACGTCAAGCAGGTGGTCGCCACGCTCAAGGCCAAGGGCGCGCCCCAGGCGGAGACGACGCCCCGCGACTACCGGCCCTGGGGCTGGTGCGAGAGCCTCGTGACCCGCCCCCGCTTCCAGGTCAAGCGCATCCTGGTCCATCCTGGTGCGGCGCTCTCGCTGCAAAGCCACTACCATCGAGCCGAACACTGGATCGTCGTCGAGGGCACGGCCAAGGTGACGGTCGAGGATGCCGTAAAACTCGTGACTGAGAACCAGTCCGTCTACGTCCCCCTCGGCGCCATCCACCGCATCGAGAACCCCGGCAAGTTGCCGCTGACCCTGATCGAGGTCCAGACGGGCGCCTACCTCGGCGAGGATGACATCATCCGTTACGAGGATGTCTACGCCCGTGGTCAGGGGGCGAAGGGATGA
- a CDS encoding site-2 protease family protein — protein MESINSIQLVAVMVMPVLFAITAHEAAHGWIASRLGDQTARRLGRVTFNPLKHVDPVGTLLVPLATFFLAGVLFGWAKPVPIDWRNLRDPRRDMALVALAGPGANLIMALFWGLMVQLGLAIGASFAWLATPLLLMGAAGVLINVLLMVLNLFPLPPLDGGRVLTSLLPPHWAMRFARLEPYGLFLLLALLALGVLGGLLWPVMYGVIHLIPGGDAALMVVANLMQQTP, from the coding sequence ATGGAGTCCATCAACAGTATCCAGCTCGTGGCCGTGATGGTCATGCCGGTCCTGTTCGCGATCACCGCGCACGAGGCCGCCCATGGCTGGATTGCCAGCCGCCTCGGCGACCAGACGGCCCGACGCCTCGGTCGTGTGACCTTCAACCCATTGAAGCACGTCGATCCGGTCGGGACCCTGCTGGTGCCGCTCGCCACCTTCTTTCTCGCCGGTGTCCTGTTCGGCTGGGCCAAGCCGGTGCCGATTGACTGGCGCAACCTGCGCGACCCGCGGCGCGACATGGCCTTGGTCGCGCTCGCCGGCCCAGGTGCCAATCTAATCATGGCCCTCTTCTGGGGCCTGATGGTGCAGCTCGGTCTGGCCATCGGTGCAAGCTTCGCGTGGCTCGCCACGCCGCTGCTGCTGATGGGTGCGGCCGGCGTGCTGATCAATGTGCTGTTGATGGTGCTCAACCTGTTCCCGCTGCCGCCGCTCGACGGTGGGCGGGTCCTGACCTCCCTGCTGCCGCCGCACTGGGCGATGAGGTTCGCGCGGCTCGAGCCGTACGGCCTCTTCCTGTTGCTCGCTCTGCTGGCGCTCGGTGTGCTCGGTGGCCTGCTCTGGCCGGTGATGTACGGCGTGATCCACCTGATTCCCGGCGGCGACGCGGCGCTCATGGTCGTCGCCAACCTGATGCAGCAGACGCCCTAA
- a CDS encoding MarR family EPS-associated transcriptional regulator encodes MKDVTDEIQYRLLRHLAANPQATQRELARILGISLGRTNYCVRALVERGWVKVQNFRKSDNKLAYSYLLTPQGIEAKARVTMRFLKRKRAEYEALKAELAELTAEVQKNDGEEPDSFWPREPNPRTRR; translated from the coding sequence GTGAAAGATGTGACCGACGAGATTCAATACCGTCTGCTCCGCCACCTCGCCGCCAACCCCCAGGCCACGCAGCGCGAATTGGCACGTATCCTCGGCATCAGCCTGGGGAGGACCAATTACTGCGTCCGAGCCTTGGTCGAGCGCGGCTGGGTCAAGGTCCAGAATTTTCGCAAGAGCGACAACAAGCTGGCCTACAGCTACCTGCTCACCCCACAGGGCATCGAGGCCAAGGCCCGTGTCACGATGCGGTTTCTCAAGCGCAAGCGTGCCGAATACGAGGCGCTGAAGGCGGAGCTCGCCGAGCTGACCGCCGAGGTTCAGAAGAACGACGGAGAAGAGCCCGACTCATTCTGGCCGCGTGAGCCCAATCCCAGGACGCGGCGATAG
- a CDS encoding phosphomannomutase/phosphoglucomutase, with the protein MSLLSCFKAYDIRGRLGIDLDEAIAYRIGRAFARALDAKTVVLGRDVRTSSEALAASVVRGLVDEGCEVLDLGLSGTEEMYFATSHFGADGGICVTASHNPMDYNGMKMVRAGSAPLEAATGLAKIKALAEQNAFAAPVDSGTVRDSSEQARAAYVDRIVSFVDVEALRPLRILVNAGHGTAGPTFDAIAARLETLGAPLTFERLFHEPDGRFPQGIPNPLLPENRPPTADAVRVTCADFGVAWDGDFDRCFFFDHTGAFVDGEYVIGLLAEAFLAKAPGSTIIHDPRVIWNTQDVVTRAGGRAAQTRTGHAFIKQAMREENAIYGGEMSAHHYFRDFAYCDSGMIPWLLVAELVSRHGPLADLVASRKAAFPSSGEINFTLEDPQAAIGRVAAVFGPEAKAVDRTDGLGIDLGDWRFNLRSSNTEPVVRLNVEARRDDALVAAGVDRVKSILIE; encoded by the coding sequence ATGAGCCTGCTCTCCTGCTTCAAGGCCTACGACATCCGGGGTCGCCTCGGTATCGATCTCGACGAGGCGATCGCCTATCGCATCGGCCGTGCCTTCGCCCGGGCCTTGGATGCCAAGACTGTTGTCCTCGGGCGCGACGTGCGCACCTCCTCGGAGGCCCTCGCCGCTAGTGTTGTCCGAGGGCTCGTCGACGAAGGATGCGAAGTCTTGGACCTTGGGCTGTCGGGCACCGAAGAGATGTATTTCGCCACCAGCCACTTTGGCGCGGATGGCGGGATCTGCGTGACAGCCTCCCACAATCCGATGGATTACAATGGGATGAAGATGGTTCGAGCGGGATCGGCGCCGCTCGAGGCGGCAACCGGGCTGGCCAAGATCAAGGCGCTCGCTGAACAGAACGCCTTCGCGGCGCCTGTCGATTCCGGCACTGTCAGAGATTCGTCGGAGCAAGCGCGAGCGGCCTATGTGGACCGCATCGTCTCATTCGTCGATGTCGAGGCCCTGCGTCCGCTGCGCATTCTGGTCAACGCGGGACACGGCACCGCCGGGCCGACATTCGACGCCATCGCAGCGCGGCTGGAAACCCTCGGTGCCCCGCTCACCTTCGAGAGGCTCTTCCACGAGCCGGACGGGCGCTTTCCCCAAGGCATCCCCAACCCGCTCCTGCCGGAGAACCGACCCCCAACGGCGGACGCGGTGCGTGTCACCTGTGCCGACTTCGGCGTGGCCTGGGATGGCGATTTCGATCGCTGCTTCTTCTTCGATCACACGGGCGCCTTCGTCGACGGCGAATACGTGATCGGGTTATTGGCCGAGGCCTTTCTCGCCAAGGCGCCGGGTTCGACGATCATCCACGATCCTCGCGTCATCTGGAACACGCAGGACGTGGTCACTAGGGCAGGGGGGCGCGCGGCCCAGACCCGCACGGGTCACGCCTTCATCAAGCAGGCGATGCGCGAGGAAAACGCCATCTACGGCGGCGAGATGTCGGCCCATCACTATTTCCGCGACTTCGCCTATTGCGACAGCGGCATGATCCCCTGGCTTCTGGTGGCGGAACTCGTCAGCCGACACGGCCCGCTGGCCGATCTGGTCGCCAGCCGCAAAGCCGCGTTCCCATCCTCAGGCGAGATCAATTTTACGTTGGAGGATCCGCAAGCCGCGATCGGGCGCGTAGCCGCGGTGTTCGGGCCTGAAGCGAAGGCGGTCGACAGGACGGACGGACTTGGGATCGATCTCGGCGACTGGCGGTTCAATCTGCGCAGTTCCAACACCGAACCCGTAGTCCGGCTGAACGTTGAAGCCCGCCGCGATGATGCCTTGGTGGCCGCGGGTGTTGACAGGGTGAAGTCGATCCTGATCGAGTGA
- the scpB gene encoding SMC-Scp complex subunit ScpB, whose product MSRLPLAQVVEAALLAAGEPLSLDRLLTLFGDDERPGRDELREAVSALETDCRGRGIELVEVAGGYRLQVRREVAPWVARLWEEKPARYSRALLETLALIVYRQPITRGEIEEIRGVVVSTNIVRTLLEREWIRVVGHRDVPGRPALFATTRKFLDYFGLRSLNDLPPLADLRAEEYFELASAEDEPPAARPGNEEGGFDDEVAAAAEGDLSALADH is encoded by the coding sequence ATGAGTCGGCTACCGCTCGCCCAGGTCGTCGAGGCCGCGCTGCTCGCCGCTGGTGAGCCGCTAAGTCTCGATCGACTGCTGACGCTCTTCGGCGACGACGAGCGGCCCGGGCGCGACGAGCTGCGCGAGGCCGTGAGCGCGCTGGAAACGGACTGCCGGGGGCGAGGCATTGAGCTCGTCGAGGTCGCCGGCGGCTACCGCCTCCAGGTGCGCCGCGAGGTCGCCCCCTGGGTAGCGCGGCTGTGGGAGGAGAAACCGGCGCGCTATTCCCGCGCTCTGCTCGAGACCCTCGCCCTGATCGTCTATCGCCAGCCGATCACCCGCGGCGAGATCGAGGAGATCCGCGGCGTCGTCGTGAGCACCAACATCGTACGCACGCTGCTGGAGCGAGAATGGATCCGGGTCGTCGGCCACCGGGATGTCCCCGGTCGGCCAGCCCTCTTCGCGACCACCCGCAAGTTCCTCGACTACTTCGGCCTGCGCTCACTCAATGACTTGCCTCCGCTCGCGGACCTGCGTGCCGAAGAATACTTCGAGCTCGCCTCCGCCGAAGACGAGCCGCCGGCCGCTCGGCCAGGGAACGAGGAGGGAGGGTTCGACGACGAAGTCGCCGCAGCGGCCGAGGGTGACCTGTCGGCATTGGCCGATCACTGA
- a CDS encoding segregation and condensation protein A produces MTSGCPDLAEAPFALVQGAPLYKLPEDLYIPPDALEVFLETFEGPLDLLLYLIKRQNLDILDIPIASITDQYMEYVELMKQVRLELAAEYLVMAAMLAEIKSRLLLPRPTGGGDEDEDPRAELIRRLQEYERFKQAAQDLDALPRLERDVFATQIQIPSGYIRRLPPDVDLGELLSAMQGVLARAEHFTSHHVARETLSVRERMSHLLERLGDGAFVPFVSLLEVGEGRAGIVVTFIAVLELLKSASLELVQAEPFAPIHVRRRACEAA; encoded by the coding sequence GTGACCAGTGGCTGCCCGGACCTGGCGGAGGCCCCCTTTGCGCTGGTCCAGGGTGCGCCGCTCTACAAGCTGCCGGAAGATCTCTATATCCCACCGGACGCCCTCGAGGTCTTCCTCGAGACCTTCGAGGGTCCGCTCGACCTGCTGCTCTACCTGATCAAGCGCCAGAACCTGGATATCCTCGATATCCCGATCGCGAGCATCACCGACCAGTACATGGAGTACGTGGAGCTGATGAAGCAGGTGCGGTTGGAGCTCGCCGCCGAGTATCTGGTGATGGCCGCGATGCTCGCCGAGATCAAATCGCGGCTGCTGCTGCCGCGCCCGACCGGCGGGGGCGATGAGGACGAGGACCCACGCGCCGAGCTGATCCGCCGGCTGCAAGAGTACGAGCGCTTCAAGCAGGCCGCCCAGGACCTCGATGCCCTGCCCAGGCTGGAGCGTGACGTCTTCGCGACCCAGATCCAGATCCCGTCGGGCTACATTCGGAGGCTTCCGCCGGATGTCGATCTGGGCGAGTTGCTCTCGGCGATGCAGGGCGTCCTGGCGCGGGCCGAGCACTTCACGAGCCACCACGTCGCGCGCGAGACCCTGTCGGTGCGCGAGCGCATGTCGCACTTGCTGGAGCGGCTGGGCGACGGTGCCTTCGTTCCCTTCGTCTCGCTCCTCGAGGTCGGCGAGGGGCGTGCCGGGATCGTCGTGACCTTCATCGCGGTCCTCGAGTTGCTCAAGTCGGCGAGCCTGGAGTTGGTGCAGGCCGAGCCGTTCGCGCCGATCCACGTGCGCCGCCGGGCCTGTGAGGCCGCATGA
- a CDS encoding L-threonylcarbamoyladenylate synthase: MAQYFEVHPDNPQPRLVRRAVEILLGGGVIIYPTDSSYALGCQIGEKSAMERIRRIRRLDDKHNFTLVCRDLSEITAYAKIDNQAFRLLKTLTPGPYTLIYQATKQVPRRLLHPKRKSIGIRVPDNEICRALLEALDQPILSTTLILPGADRPLTDPEEMREQLGHCVDLIIDGGFCGLEPTTVVDMTQDVPVLLRVGKGDPRLFEE, from the coding sequence ATGGCCCAGTACTTCGAGGTCCATCCGGACAACCCGCAGCCGCGCCTCGTGCGCCGGGCCGTCGAGATCCTGCTTGGGGGCGGCGTCATCATCTATCCGACCGACTCCTCCTACGCCCTCGGCTGCCAGATCGGTGAGAAATCGGCGATGGAGCGCATCCGCCGCATCCGTCGGCTCGACGACAAACACAACTTCACGCTCGTCTGCCGCGACCTCTCCGAGATCACGGCCTACGCCAAGATCGACAACCAGGCCTTCCGGCTGCTGAAGACGCTGACGCCCGGCCCTTACACGCTGATCTACCAGGCCACTAAGCAGGTGCCGCGGCGTCTCCTGCATCCGAAGCGCAAGAGCATTGGCATCCGGGTGCCGGACAATGAGATCTGCCGGGCGCTGCTTGAGGCCCTCGATCAGCCAATCCTGAGCACGACCCTGATCCTACCCGGTGCCGATCGTCCGCTGACCGACCCCGAGGAGATGCGCGAGCAGCTCGGACATTGCGTCGACCTTATCATCGACGGCGGCTTCTGTGGCCTGGAGCCGACGACGGTCGTCGATATGACGCAGGACGTGCCGGTCCTGCTGCGGGTCGGCAAGGGCGATCCGCGACTGTTCGAGGAATAG